A section of the Flavobacterium sp. CG_23.5 genome encodes:
- the folB gene encoding dihydroneopterin aldolase, which produces MGFIKLKNIRTYSYHGCLLEESKIGSDYRVDLKIKTDLRKSSFSDDLNETVDYVHLNRIVEEEMAIRSNLLEHAAQRIMTRIFKELPSVSKVILQVSKLNPPMGGDVEAVTVELEEDRN; this is translated from the coding sequence ATGGGATTTATAAAATTAAAAAACATCAGAACTTACTCTTATCATGGTTGTTTGCTGGAAGAGAGTAAAATAGGTTCCGATTACAGAGTAGATTTAAAAATAAAAACAGATTTACGGAAATCGTCCTTTTCAGATGATCTGAATGAAACGGTGGATTATGTGCATTTAAATCGAATTGTGGAAGAAGAAATGGCTATTCGATCTAACTTGCTGGAACATGCGGCACAACGTATTATGACAAGAATTTTCAAAGAACTACCATCGGTTTCTAAGGTAATTTTACAAGTATCAAAATTAAATCCTCCTATGGGCGGTGATGTTGAAGCAGTTACTGTAGAGTTAGAAGAAGATAGAAACTAA
- a CDS encoding helix-turn-helix domain-containing protein — protein MEKLEVTRYLKRTQKDYSMSFKLQIVQEIEQGQLTATEATKKYEIQCRKTVVNWLRKFGNFDWENQMPFNMPKSPEQKIMELESQVKLLEKQKALLERHAFVADKKAIIFDMMIDIAEKEYQIDIRKNSSPEQSIILKNNKNKQ, from the coding sequence ATGGAAAAGCTAGAAGTAACTCGCTATTTAAAGCGAACTCAAAAAGACTATTCAATGTCTTTTAAATTACAAATTGTTCAAGAAATTGAGCAAGGACAACTTACTGCTACAGAAGCTACAAAGAAATATGAGATTCAATGTAGAAAAACTGTCGTTAATTGGCTTAGAAAATTTGGTAACTTTGATTGGGAAAATCAAATGCCTTTTAATATGCCCAAATCACCCGAACAGAAGATAATGGAACTTGAGTCTCAAGTTAAATTATTAGAGAAACAGAAAGCGCTTCTTGAGCGACACGCTTTTGTCGCTGACAAGAAAGCTATCATTTTTGATATGATGATTGATATTGCAGAAAAAGAATATCAAATTGACATACGAAAAAACTCATCACCCGAACAATCGATCATTTTAAAGAACAACAAAAACAAACAGTAA
- a CDS encoding IS3 family transposase, which produces MFACTLFGVDRQVYYRKIKRRIARQSNASKVVSMVLEIRQTMPRIGAKKLYFLLNNELKQLKIGRDKFINILRANHLLITPKRSYHITTNSHHRFRKHQNQILELQIQRPEQVWVSDITYIGKRESPRYLSLVTDAYSKKIMGYNVADNMNTESTLAALENAVKYRKNKDLPLIHHSDRGLQYCANEYQKLLNKSKIKCSMTQNSDPYENAVAERINGILKQEFNIDKYSQSLPVMKQIIKEVVEIYNNKRPHYSNFMLTPNQMHVQNQIKMRTYKTKNSSKLLLTTV; this is translated from the coding sequence ATGTTTGCCTGTACTTTGTTTGGGGTAGATAGACAGGTTTATTATCGAAAAATAAAAAGAAGAATAGCTAGACAATCTAACGCTTCAAAAGTGGTTTCTATGGTTTTAGAAATCAGACAAACTATGCCTAGAATTGGAGCAAAAAAGTTGTATTTTCTTTTGAATAATGAATTAAAACAATTAAAAATAGGCAGGGATAAATTTATCAACATCCTTAGAGCCAATCATTTATTAATTACGCCTAAACGCTCCTATCATATAACAACGAACTCGCATCATCGATTCAGGAAACATCAAAACCAAATTCTAGAATTGCAAATACAGCGGCCCGAACAAGTCTGGGTATCGGACATCACCTATATTGGCAAAAGAGAAAGTCCTCGCTATTTAAGTTTGGTAACCGATGCGTATTCTAAGAAAATAATGGGCTACAATGTAGCTGATAATATGAATACAGAAAGCACTTTGGCTGCTTTGGAAAATGCAGTAAAGTATAGAAAAAACAAGGATTTACCATTAATACATCATTCTGATAGGGGATTACAATATTGTGCTAACGAATATCAAAAACTACTCAATAAAAGCAAAATAAAATGTAGCATGACGCAAAATTCAGATCCTTATGAAAATGCTGTGGCAGAAAGAATAAATGGTATTTTAAAGCAAGAATTTAATATTGATAAATACAGCCAGAGCTTGCCTGTAATGAAACAAATAATAAAAGAAGTTGTTGAAATCTACAACAATAAAAGACCCCATTATTCTAATTTTATGCTTACACCTAACCAAATGCATGTGCAGAATCAAATTAAAATGAGAACCTATAAAACAAAAAACAGCAGTAAACTTTTGCTTACTACTGTTTAA
- a CDS encoding LysE family translocator, with protein MINDILSGIPWGIFLSFMIGPVFFILLETSIIKGFRAALVFDLGVILGDIVFIGIAYLGSYRLIQSLKDKPALFIFGGILMLVYGIISFLQLKKEEKVNTDIIDKEIIKKNYGSLFLKGFFLNIINIGVLGFWLAIIISVGPKLEMQTSRMISFFAAVILSYLFVDCIKILLAKQLKNKLTPLNILKIKKGISIVLMIFGTVLITQGWFPKEKQMVKNALEKIEK; from the coding sequence ATGATAAACGATATTTTATCCGGTATTCCGTGGGGAATTTTCTTAAGTTTTATGATAGGTCCTGTCTTCTTTATTCTGCTGGAAACAAGTATTATAAAGGGATTTAGAGCAGCATTAGTTTTTGATTTAGGTGTGATATTGGGTGATATTGTATTTATAGGAATCGCATATTTAGGTAGTTACAGACTGATTCAAAGTCTAAAAGATAAGCCTGCTCTTTTTATTTTTGGCGGTATATTGATGTTGGTTTATGGTATTATTTCTTTTTTACAGTTAAAAAAGGAAGAAAAAGTAAATACTGATATTATTGATAAAGAGATTATTAAAAAGAATTACGGAAGTCTATTTTTAAAAGGATTTTTTTTAAACATTATTAATATTGGAGTTCTTGGTTTCTGGTTGGCAATTATTATTTCAGTTGGTCCAAAACTGGAAATGCAAACTTCTAGAATGATCAGTTTTTTTGCTGCCGTAATTTTATCTTATTTGTTTGTTGATTGCATTAAAATTTTATTAGCCAAGCAGTTAAAAAACAAATTAACTCCTTTAAATATTTTAAAAATTAAAAAGGGAATTAGTATTGTTTTAATGATTTTTGGAACGGTTTTGATAACCCAAGGTTGGTTTCCAAAAGAAAAACAAATGGTTAAAAATGCTTTAGAAAAAATAGAAAAATAG
- a CDS encoding head GIN domain-containing protein — MKKVFIIAFVLLTQLTFAQITRNIGDFNEVRVFDKINVKLIPSSENKVVITGNRANEVEAVNKNGILKVRMPFPKLLSGNDIIVKLYFKKLENITASEGSYVSGESTFKQTILNLNAKAGAEIKVTVDVEKVNVMANAGGIIDLAGTALNQDVVITSGGMLKAKDLHTTQTSINVSAGGNADIYATTLVDAKVKAGGSIFIYGKPKQINKEVFIGGTITEK; from the coding sequence ATGAAAAAAGTATTTATAATTGCATTTGTGTTATTAACTCAATTAACATTTGCACAGATAACGAGAAACATAGGGGATTTTAATGAAGTCAGAGTATTTGACAAAATCAATGTGAAATTAATTCCATCTTCAGAAAATAAAGTAGTCATTACTGGAAATAGAGCCAATGAAGTGGAAGCGGTAAATAAAAATGGCATATTAAAAGTTAGAATGCCTTTTCCAAAATTACTTTCAGGCAATGATATTATAGTGAAATTGTATTTTAAAAAATTAGAAAACATTACTGCAAGCGAAGGAAGTTATGTGTCAGGAGAATCTACTTTTAAGCAAACTATTTTAAATTTGAATGCCAAAGCTGGAGCAGAAATAAAAGTGACTGTTGATGTAGAAAAAGTAAATGTTATGGCTAATGCAGGCGGAATAATTGACTTAGCAGGAACAGCATTAAATCAAGATGTTGTTATTACTTCTGGAGGTATGCTAAAAGCAAAGGATTTACATACCACACAAACATCAATAAACGTTTCTGCAGGAGGAAATGCAGATATATATGCTACCACATTGGTTGATGCAAAAGTGAAAGCTGGAGGCTCTATTTTCATATACGGTAAACCTAAACAAATTAATAAAGAAGTTTTCATAGGCGGAACTATCACAGAAAAATAA
- the rnr gene encoding ribonuclease R encodes MSKRLRKPIKKEKDFSDKILKILSQSANKAFNYKQIGAKLELDDTQSRNQIIKDLKILASQDKIIESEPGKYLVKAVSKDYYEGKIDMTGRKTAYFVCAELEEDVFIPTNNLNHALDKDIVKVYVYNRRKGKRPEGEVIEVIERNKTDFVGVIDIQANFAFVSTANPKMYTDIFIPKDKIGEAEQGDVVLVHIEDWPARADSPFGSVIKVLGKPGEHDTEIHAILAEYGLPSEFPIEVETYAQKIDTSIEASEIAKRRDMRDTLTFTIDPKDAKDFDDALSFKKLENGNYEIGIHIADVSYYLEEGTILDDEAYQRATSVYLVDRVVPMLPEVLSNFACSLRPNEEKYTFSAVFEITETTQVVNQWFGRTVIYSDQRFAYEEAQYIIETKDNTIPEEISITGSSYVVSDDIVSATLKMDELAKIFRKRRMADGAISFDKVEVKFNLDQDGEPQGVYFKVSKDANHLIEEFMLLANRKVAEYIGKQKKTFIYRIHDEPNEDKLIAMQTLIAKFGYKIDFRNKGDISKSLNALMEEVNGKKEQNLIDTLAIRSMSKAKYSTDNIGHYGLAFEYYSHFTSPIRRYPDVMVHRLLQHYLDGGKSADEETYETKCVHSSTMEGLATNAERDSIKYMQVKYMQDHQDQEFLGVISGVTEWGIYVEIIENKCEGMCRIRDIKDDYYTFDEKQYALTGATSGKLLQLGDEIYVKVKNADLVKKQLDFNFIRRIEDIAKP; translated from the coding sequence ATGAGTAAAAGATTAAGAAAGCCGATCAAAAAAGAGAAAGATTTCTCTGATAAAATATTAAAAATATTATCGCAAAGTGCTAATAAAGCATTCAATTATAAACAAATAGGAGCAAAGCTGGAACTGGATGACACCCAAAGCAGAAATCAAATTATTAAAGATTTGAAGATTCTGGCATCTCAAGATAAAATTATAGAATCAGAACCCGGTAAATATTTAGTAAAAGCAGTAAGTAAAGATTATTACGAAGGTAAAATTGATATGACCGGTCGTAAAACGGCTTATTTTGTTTGTGCTGAACTGGAAGAAGATGTTTTTATTCCAACCAATAATTTAAATCACGCTTTAGACAAAGATATTGTTAAAGTCTATGTTTACAATAGAAGAAAAGGAAAGAGACCTGAAGGCGAAGTCATTGAAGTAATTGAAAGAAACAAAACTGACTTTGTTGGTGTAATTGACATTCAAGCTAATTTTGCTTTTGTTTCTACTGCCAATCCAAAAATGTATACTGATATTTTTATTCCAAAAGATAAAATAGGAGAGGCAGAGCAAGGAGATGTAGTTTTGGTTCATATCGAAGATTGGCCAGCCAGAGCGGATAGTCCTTTTGGTTCTGTAATCAAAGTTTTAGGGAAACCAGGAGAACATGACACGGAGATTCATGCTATTCTTGCCGAATATGGATTGCCATCTGAGTTTCCTATTGAAGTGGAAACTTATGCTCAAAAAATAGATACCTCGATAGAAGCAAGTGAAATTGCCAAACGTCGTGATATGCGCGATACGTTGACTTTTACCATTGATCCAAAAGATGCCAAAGATTTTGATGATGCTTTATCCTTTAAAAAATTAGAGAACGGAAATTACGAAATAGGTATTCATATTGCCGATGTTTCTTATTATCTGGAAGAAGGAACTATTCTTGACGACGAAGCGTATCAAAGAGCAACTTCGGTTTATTTAGTAGACAGGGTAGTGCCTATGTTACCGGAAGTGCTGTCTAATTTTGCTTGTTCGTTACGTCCAAATGAAGAAAAATATACATTCTCTGCTGTTTTCGAAATAACAGAAACAACACAAGTGGTAAATCAATGGTTTGGTAGAACTGTAATTTATTCGGATCAGCGTTTTGCTTATGAAGAAGCGCAGTACATCATAGAGACCAAAGACAATACAATTCCAGAAGAAATATCTATTACCGGAAGTTCATATGTAGTTTCAGATGATATTGTTTCTGCGACGCTTAAAATGGATGAATTAGCTAAAATTTTTAGAAAAAGAAGAATGGCCGATGGCGCTATTTCTTTCGATAAAGTCGAAGTAAAATTCAATTTGGATCAAGACGGAGAACCTCAAGGTGTTTATTTTAAAGTGTCAAAAGATGCCAATCATTTAATTGAGGAATTCATGCTTTTGGCCAATAGAAAAGTGGCAGAATATATTGGTAAACAAAAGAAAACTTTTATTTACAGGATTCACGATGAACCTAACGAAGACAAATTAATTGCGATGCAAACTTTAATTGCAAAGTTTGGTTACAAAATAGATTTTAGAAACAAAGGAGACATTTCAAAATCATTGAATGCTTTGATGGAAGAAGTGAATGGTAAAAAAGAGCAAAATTTAATTGACACTCTTGCGATTAGAAGTATGAGCAAAGCCAAATATTCTACAGATAATATAGGACATTACGGTTTAGCATTCGAATATTATTCTCATTTTACTTCACCAATTCGTCGTTATCCTGATGTAATGGTGCATCGATTATTGCAACATTATCTGGATGGAGGAAAATCTGCTGATGAAGAAACGTATGAAACGAAATGTGTTCATTCTTCTACCATGGAAGGTTTAGCGACAAATGCGGAAAGAGATTCTATCAAATACATGCAGGTAAAATACATGCAAGATCATCAGGATCAAGAGTTTTTGGGTGTAATTTCCGGTGTAACAGAATGGGGAATATATGTAGAAATTATAGAGAATAAATGCGAGGGAATGTGTAGAATTCGAGATATAAAAGATGATTATTACACTTTCGACGAAAAACAATATGCACTAACTGGCGCAACATCTGGTAAATTATTACAATTGGGAGATGAAATTTACGTTAAAGTAAAAAACGCCGACCTGGTAAAAAAACAATTGGATTTCAATTTTATAAGACGAATTGAAGACATAGCAAAACCGTAA
- a CDS encoding DUF2007 domain-containing protein: MEDFQTIAIFNYSHEIVVLKHILDQEGIHYFFENETTLAVVPFYSAALGGIKLKIHPNDFQAVQVILDNLNNNLRIV, from the coding sequence ATGGAAGACTTTCAAACTATCGCTATTTTCAATTATTCGCATGAAATTGTAGTTCTGAAACATATTTTGGATCAAGAAGGAATTCATTATTTTTTCGAAAATGAAACTACGTTGGCGGTCGTTCCTTTTTACTCTGCCGCTTTAGGTGGAATCAAACTAAAAATACATCCAAACGATTTTCAAGCCGTTCAAGTTATATTAGACAACCTCAATAACAATCTTCGAATAGTATAA
- the rpiB gene encoding ribose 5-phosphate isomerase B — translation MKISIGNDHAGPEYKKAIVEMLKAKGYEVTNYGTDSTDSVDYPDFAHAVANDVSNEKADFGIIICGSGNGIAMAANKHEKVRAALCWMKEIATLARQHNNANIISIPARFTSIPQAIEMVETFLDTEFEGGRHQNRVDKISC, via the coding sequence ATGAAAATCTCCATAGGAAATGATCACGCTGGCCCGGAATACAAAAAGGCTATTGTTGAAATGCTTAAAGCAAAAGGGTACGAAGTAACTAATTACGGTACGGATTCAACTGACAGTGTAGATTATCCTGATTTTGCGCATGCTGTTGCAAATGATGTGTCAAATGAAAAAGCTGATTTTGGAATCATTATTTGCGGAAGCGGTAATGGAATCGCCATGGCAGCGAACAAACACGAGAAAGTTCGTGCCGCTTTATGTTGGATGAAGGAAATTGCAACTTTGGCTCGCCAACATAATAATGCCAATATTATAAGTATACCAGCGCGTTTTACTTCTATACCACAAGCAATTGAAATGGTCGAGACATTCTTAGATACTGAATTTGAAGGTGGTAGACATCAAAATAGAGTAGATAAAATTAGCTGTTAG
- a CDS encoding ATP-binding protein, with amino-acid sequence MGNYFKRAIVQEFNRKLLPNKVLILLGARRVGKTELITNYLQTIPSESYLKLNGEDINDANLLKERSVSNYQRLLLNIDLLVIDEAQIIPDIGLILKLIVDSIPGIKIIATGSSIFDLNNNLGEPLVGRKNTLYLFPLAQMELAPYENYKQTTENLEQRLLFGGYPELEQYTDWEDKKEYLYEIINSYLLKDILIFDGIKHSDKIYDLLRLIAYQLGKEVSLLELATQLQMSKNTVANYLDLLSKVFIIFKVEGFSRNLRKEIVKSSRWYFYDNGIRNGIINNFNRLDSRTDIGDLWENYLASERVKKQNYQKIKAKNYFWRTYDQQELDWLEETGEELHGFEFKWNEKKKVKIPTAFAKAYPDATFEVINKSNYLDFIL; translated from the coding sequence ATGGGAAATTATTTTAAGAGAGCCATTGTCCAAGAATTTAACCGAAAATTACTTCCAAATAAAGTACTGATTTTATTAGGGGCGCGACGTGTTGGAAAAACGGAACTCATAACAAATTATCTTCAAACCATTCCTAGTGAAAGCTACTTGAAACTCAACGGCGAAGATATTAATGATGCCAATTTACTCAAGGAACGTTCCGTGAGTAATTATCAACGATTGTTGTTAAATATCGATTTATTGGTGATAGACGAAGCTCAAATTATTCCTGATATCGGTTTGATTTTAAAACTGATTGTTGATTCTATTCCTGGTATAAAAATTATTGCAACAGGTTCTTCAATATTTGATTTGAATAATAATCTGGGCGAGCCATTAGTGGGTCGAAAAAACACTTTATATCTTTTTCCATTGGCACAAATGGAGCTTGCTCCTTATGAAAATTACAAACAAACTACCGAAAATTTGGAACAACGATTGCTCTTTGGCGGTTATCCGGAATTGGAGCAATACACTGATTGGGAAGATAAAAAAGAGTATTTGTATGAAATCATCAACTCCTATTTGTTAAAAGACATTTTGATTTTTGATGGCATCAAGCATTCCGATAAAATATACGATTTGTTGCGCTTGATTGCATATCAATTAGGTAAAGAGGTTTCGTTGCTAGAGTTGGCAACTCAATTACAAATGTCTAAAAATACAGTTGCCAACTATTTAGATTTGCTTTCTAAAGTGTTTATAATTTTCAAAGTGGAAGGTTTTAGCAGGAATCTGCGAAAGGAAATTGTAAAATCGAGCCGGTGGTATTTTTATGATAATGGCATTCGGAATGGTATCATCAATAACTTTAATCGTTTGGATTCCAGAACCGATATTGGCGATTTATGGGAAAATTATCTCGCTTCAGAAAGAGTCAAAAAGCAAAATTATCAAAAGATAAAAGCTAAAAATTACTTTTGGAGAACTTACGATCAGCAAGAACTAGATTGGTTGGAAGAAACAGGAGAGGAACTTCACGGTTTTGAATTTAAATGGAACGAAAAGAAAAAAGTCAAAATTCCGACCGCTTTCGCAAAAGCCTACCCAGATGCGACTTTTGAAGTAATTAATAAGAGTAATTATTTAGATTTCATACTCTAG
- a CDS encoding DUF1294 domain-containing protein: MTLLYSFLTLNILAFIITAYDKRLAIVHKKRISEETLLTFAAFGGTIGSALAMYFFNHKTSKKYYLFKFYRIVFIQILVVLGLLYLDFLEYEI; encoded by the coding sequence ATGACTTTATTATATAGTTTTTTGACCTTGAATATTTTAGCTTTTATAATTACTGCTTATGACAAACGGTTGGCGATTGTGCATAAAAAAAGGATTTCCGAAGAAACCCTTTTGACTTTTGCTGCTTTTGGCGGCACCATTGGTTCGGCATTAGCCATGTATTTTTTCAATCATAAAACATCTAAAAAATATTATCTTTTTAAGTTTTATAGAATTGTATTTATCCAAATTTTAGTGGTTTTGGGATTGTTATATCTTGACTTTCTAGAGTATGAAATCTAA
- a CDS encoding Tex family protein gives MTNIQFIAKYVSTEAINIQNTVQLLKEDCTIPFISRYRKDKTGNLDEVFIEQIAKFQKDYEVIVKRKEAILKSIQEQNALSPELEKKIQNSFDLQELEDFYLPYKKKKKTKADVARENGLEPLAKIIMAQNNDDVDFISTQYLNENVSNEEAALQGARDIIAEWINENIYVRKQLRRLYERKATITTKVVKTKKDEEAAQKFNQYFEWSEPLTKAPSHRLLAMLRAENEGFIKFKVEVDIDEAYDIIDALVLKSQNKTTPHVQLAIEDSYKRLLNPAISNEALQEAKVKADANSIQVFANNLGQLLLAPPLGEKRILAIDPGFRSGCKIVCLDEKGDLLYNETIYPHAPQKEEAMAMKKIRSMVNSYKIDAISIGNGTASRETEFFIKKIAFDKPVQVFIVSEAGASVYSASKIAREEFPNYDVTVRGSISIGRRLSDPLAELVKIDPKAIGVGQYQHDVDQNKLKEELDNTVIRCVNSVGININTASKHLLSYVSGIGEKLAENIVQYRSENGPFTDRKQLKKVPRLGEKAYQQGVAFIRISNAKNPLDNSAVHPEAYGIVEKMAKDLKLTVNDLIANTEKTTLIKPENYITPEIGLLGLKDIIKELEKPGLDPRKSAKVFEFDPNVKTIKDVKTGMILPGIVNNITNFGCFVDIGVKESGLVHISQLKAGFVSDVNEVVKLHQHVQVKVTEVDEDRKRIQLTMII, from the coding sequence ATGACCAATATACAATTTATAGCTAAATATGTTTCTACTGAAGCAATTAATATTCAAAACACAGTTCAATTATTAAAAGAGGATTGTACGATTCCATTTATTTCCCGTTACAGGAAAGACAAAACCGGAAATCTGGACGAAGTTTTTATTGAACAAATTGCCAAATTCCAAAAAGATTACGAAGTCATTGTAAAACGAAAAGAAGCGATTTTAAAATCGATTCAGGAACAAAATGCGCTTAGTCCAGAATTAGAGAAAAAAATCCAAAACAGTTTTGACTTACAGGAATTGGAAGATTTTTATTTGCCTTATAAAAAGAAGAAAAAAACCAAGGCCGATGTTGCTCGTGAAAACGGATTGGAACCGCTCGCTAAAATCATCATGGCGCAAAATAATGATGATGTCGACTTTATTTCAACACAATATTTAAACGAAAATGTCAGCAATGAAGAAGCAGCACTACAAGGAGCCAGAGATATTATTGCCGAATGGATTAATGAAAATATTTATGTTCGAAAACAACTCCGAAGATTGTACGAACGCAAAGCCACCATTACAACCAAAGTAGTAAAAACGAAGAAAGACGAAGAAGCAGCACAGAAATTCAATCAATATTTTGAATGGTCAGAACCTTTGACAAAAGCACCTTCACACAGATTACTAGCGATGCTTCGTGCCGAAAACGAAGGTTTTATTAAGTTTAAAGTCGAAGTCGATATTGATGAAGCGTATGATATTATTGATGCGTTAGTTTTAAAAAGTCAAAATAAAACCACACCACACGTACAATTAGCGATAGAGGATAGTTACAAACGATTGTTAAATCCGGCAATTTCAAACGAAGCTTTACAAGAAGCAAAGGTGAAGGCTGATGCCAATTCGATTCAGGTTTTTGCAAATAATTTGGGGCAGTTATTGTTAGCGCCTCCTTTAGGTGAAAAAAGAATTTTAGCGATTGATCCAGGGTTTAGAAGTGGCTGTAAAATTGTTTGTTTGGACGAAAAAGGAGATTTACTATACAATGAAACGATTTATCCGCATGCGCCACAAAAAGAGGAAGCCATGGCGATGAAAAAAATTCGTTCGATGGTGAATTCTTATAAAATTGATGCGATTTCCATTGGAAACGGAACCGCTTCGCGTGAAACCGAATTTTTTATCAAGAAAATAGCTTTCGACAAACCGGTTCAGGTTTTCATTGTTTCAGAAGCTGGCGCATCTGTTTATTCCGCATCGAAAATTGCAAGAGAGGAATTTCCTAATTATGATGTGACGGTTCGTGGCTCGATTTCTATTGGGAGACGACTTTCGGATCCTTTGGCAGAATTGGTGAAAATTGACCCGAAAGCCATTGGCGTAGGCCAATACCAGCATGATGTGGATCAAAATAAGTTGAAAGAAGAACTGGATAATACCGTGATTCGTTGTGTGAATTCCGTAGGTATCAATATCAATACGGCGAGTAAACATTTGTTGAGTTATGTGAGTGGAATAGGAGAGAAGCTGGCCGAAAATATAGTTCAGTATCGCTCGGAAAACGGTCCATTTACGGATCGAAAACAACTCAAAAAAGTGCCGAGATTAGGTGAAAAAGCCTATCAGCAAGGCGTTGCTTTTATTCGAATTTCGAATGCCAAAAATCCGTTGGATAATTCCGCTGTGCATCCGGAAGCTTACGGAATTGTGGAGAAAATGGCCAAGGATTTGAAATTGACGGTGAATGATTTAATTGCCAATACAGAAAAAACGACTTTAATAAAACCAGAAAATTACATTACACCAGAAATTGGTTTGTTAGGATTGAAAGACATCATCAAAGAATTGGAGAAACCAGGATTGGACCCGCGAAAATCGGCTAAAGTATTTGAATTTGATCCCAATGTAAAAACCATTAAAGACGTAAAAACCGGAATGATTTTACCGGGAATTGTGAATAACATCACCAATTTTGGTTGTTTTGTGGATATTGGCGTGAAAGAAAGCGGCTTGGTTCACATTTCGCAACTTAAAGCGGGGTTTGTGAGTGATGTAAACGAAGTGGTAAAACTACACCAACACGTTCAGGTAAAAGTAACGGAAGTTGATGAAGATAGAAAACGGATTCAGTTGACAATGATAATTTAA
- the tatA gene encoding twin-arginine translocase TatA/TatE family subunit, giving the protein MGRFGVTEILVILAVVLLLFGGKKIPELMKGLGSGIKEFKNAAKDDNQPADKKVDEETK; this is encoded by the coding sequence ATGGGAAGATTTGGTGTTACAGAAATCCTTGTTATATTAGCCGTTGTTTTATTACTTTTCGGAGGTAAAAAAATCCCGGAATTAATGAAAGGTTTAGGAAGCGGAATTAAAGAATTCAAAAACGCTGCTAAGGATGATAACCAGCCTGCTGATAAAAAAGTAGACGAAGAAACAAAATAA
- a CDS encoding peptidase codes for MSKKRQKRKIIKENLFNKRRLIILNEDTFEETFSLKLTLMNVFVFVTLSTIIIITVTTFIIAFTPLREFIPGYSSSKLKKDATQLAIKADSLSFALKKNEAYIKSIQKVLTGELEFAKFNKDSILAATEDVPSQVNLSPSKEELELRTQVTKEDSHPAYPKGTSQNSK; via the coding sequence ATGTCCAAGAAAAGACAGAAACGTAAAATAATAAAGGAAAATCTATTCAATAAAAGACGTTTAATAATTCTAAACGAAGATACTTTTGAGGAAACTTTTTCTTTGAAACTTACTTTGATGAATGTGTTCGTATTTGTTACTTTGAGTACAATTATTATTATAACGGTTACCACTTTTATTATCGCTTTTACGCCTTTACGAGAATTTATTCCGGGATATTCTTCCTCAAAACTTAAAAAAGATGCGACCCAATTAGCTATAAAAGCGGATTCATTGTCATTTGCCTTGAAGAAAAACGAGGCTTACATCAAATCAATTCAGAAAGTATTAACGGGTGAATTAGAATTTGCAAAATTCAATAAAGATTCGATACTTGCGGCAACCGAAGACGTACCGTCACAGGTTAATTTATCTCCGTCAAAAGAAGAATTGGAATTAAGAACACAAGTGACGAAAGAAGATTCCCACCCAGCCTACCCTAAGGGGACGAGCCAAAACTCAAAATAA